In Deltaproteobacteria bacterium GWC2_65_14, one genomic interval encodes:
- a CDS encoding selenide, water dikinase SelD — translation MQEITDPNVLVGPKTADDAAIYRVSDDLALIQTVDFFTPVVDDPYQFGTIAAANSLSDVYAMGGRPVLALNIVGFPRASDVAPMSILAEILRGGAEKAREAGIDIVGGHTVDDKEPKYGLCVTGFVHPKEYWANVGGRAGDRLVLTKPIGTGIVTTAMKAGTAGEEAARAAIETMASLNRAAAEVAREIGVRACTDVTGFGLLGHLREMLSGVGARIRLSAVPLLPGARELAAKGSIPGGTRRNKASLDRVVKYHNAIEEVDRLLLCDAQTSGGLLFAVEPSRFEALLSGLAEAGVSAAAIGELIAEPEGRIEVVS, via the coding sequence CTGCAAGAGATCACCGATCCGAACGTGCTTGTCGGACCCAAGACCGCCGACGATGCGGCGATCTACCGCGTCTCCGACGATCTGGCGCTGATCCAGACCGTGGACTTCTTTACGCCGGTGGTGGACGACCCCTACCAGTTCGGGACCATCGCCGCGGCGAATTCCCTGAGCGATGTCTATGCCATGGGCGGACGGCCCGTCCTGGCCCTCAACATCGTGGGCTTTCCGAGAGCAAGCGACGTGGCGCCGATGTCGATTCTCGCGGAGATCCTGCGCGGCGGGGCGGAGAAGGCCAGGGAAGCCGGCATCGATATCGTCGGCGGCCACACCGTCGACGACAAGGAGCCGAAGTACGGCCTGTGCGTGACCGGCTTCGTCCATCCGAAGGAGTATTGGGCCAACGTCGGAGGGCGGGCCGGGGACCGGCTCGTCCTCACGAAGCCGATCGGAACCGGGATCGTGACCACGGCGATGAAGGCCGGCACGGCCGGCGAGGAGGCGGCAAGGGCGGCCATCGAGACCATGGCGTCCTTGAACCGAGCGGCGGCCGAGGTCGCCCGGGAAATCGGTGTCCGCGCATGCACCGACGTCACCGGCTTCGGCCTGCTGGGCCACCTGCGCGAGATGCTCTCAGGAGTCGGCGCGCGGATCCGGCTGTCCGCGGTTCCCCTCCTTCCGGGTGCACGGGAACTCGCCGCGAAAGGCTCGATCCCCGGGGGGACGCGCCGCAACAAGGCGTCTCTCGACCGGGTCGTGAAGTATCACAACGCGATCGAGGAAGTCGATCGCCTCCTGCTCTGCGACGCCCAGACTTCCGGCGGGCTTCTCTTCGCGGTCGAACCTTCAAGGTTCGAGGCCTTGCTCTCCGGCCTCGCCGAAGCGGGCGTTTCGGCAGCGGCCATCGGGGAGCTCATCGCGGAACCGGAAGGGCGGATCGAGGTCGTGTCGTAG